A window of the Streptomyces sp. NBC_01351 genome harbors these coding sequences:
- a CDS encoding cation-translocating P-type ATPase translates to MTQRADIDDGPEPSGAAGGRAGGTAAIDAGAELDPVHPVQPPAPRFKPAGLTTAEVAERVARGDVNDVPVRSSRSTADIIRANVFTRFNAIIGVLWVIMFFVAPIQDSLFGFVIIANTGIGIIQELRAKKTLDGLAVIGEAKPSVRRDGRTAEISTSEIVLGDVIELGPGDKVVVDGSVGEAESLEIDESLLTGEADPVLKKPGDLVMSGSFVVAGGGAFTATKVGREAYAAQLAEEASRFTLVHSELRSGISTILKYVTWMMVPTSIGLIISQLVVKDNNLKDSIARTVGGIVPMIPEGLVLLTSVAFAIGVIRLGRKQCLVQELPAIEGLARVDVVCLDKTGTLTEGGMDVTELRPLGGADPAYVKKVLGALGESDPRPNASLQAIIDAYPVSAEWRCTESLPFSSARKYSGASFSEGDGENNTWLLGAPDVLLPAGDPALDEINDLNEQGLRVLLLARSARELDDAAVATGVRPTALVVLEQRLRPDAADTLRYFEDQDVKAKVISGDNAVSVGAVAGKLGLPGAENTVDARKLPTEQAGMADALDANAVFGRVTPQQKRDMVGALQSRGHTVAMTGDGVNDVLALKDADIGVSMGSGSEATRAVAQIVLLNNSFSTLPSVVAEGRRVIGNITRVATLFLTKTVYSVLLAILVVCSQVEYPFLPRHLTLLSTLTIGIPAFFLALAPNKERAKPHFVKRVMRYAIPGGIVAATATFVTYVVARSYYTGPDALKSETSAATLTLFLTSMWVLAIIARPYTWWRVGLVGAMGGAFLIVLVVPWLQDFFQLKLEGTTMPWIAVGIAAAAATLIEFTFRWVDRKFPA, encoded by the coding sequence ATGACGCAGCGGGCAGACATCGACGACGGGCCGGAGCCGAGCGGCGCCGCGGGCGGCCGGGCAGGCGGCACCGCGGCCATCGACGCGGGCGCAGAGCTCGATCCGGTGCACCCCGTGCAGCCACCGGCACCCCGGTTCAAGCCCGCCGGGCTGACCACCGCCGAGGTCGCCGAGCGCGTCGCGCGCGGCGACGTCAACGACGTCCCCGTCCGCAGCAGCCGCTCCACCGCCGACATCATCCGTGCGAACGTCTTCACCCGCTTCAACGCCATCATCGGCGTCCTCTGGGTGATCATGTTCTTCGTCGCGCCGATCCAGGACAGCCTCTTCGGCTTCGTGATCATCGCGAACACCGGCATCGGCATCATCCAGGAACTGCGCGCCAAGAAGACCCTCGACGGCCTGGCCGTCATCGGCGAGGCCAAACCCAGCGTCCGCCGCGACGGCCGAACCGCCGAGATCTCCACCTCCGAGATCGTCCTCGGTGACGTCATCGAACTCGGACCCGGCGACAAGGTCGTCGTCGACGGATCCGTCGGCGAGGCCGAGAGTCTGGAGATCGACGAGTCCCTGCTCACCGGCGAGGCCGACCCCGTCCTGAAGAAGCCCGGCGACCTGGTCATGTCCGGGTCCTTCGTGGTCGCCGGCGGTGGCGCCTTCACCGCCACCAAGGTCGGCCGCGAGGCCTACGCCGCTCAGCTCGCCGAAGAGGCCTCCCGCTTCACGCTCGTCCACTCCGAGCTGCGCTCCGGCATCTCCACCATCCTCAAGTACGTCACCTGGATGATGGTGCCGACCTCGATCGGCCTGATCATCAGCCAGCTCGTCGTCAAGGACAACAACCTCAAGGACTCCATCGCCCGCACCGTCGGCGGCATCGTCCCGATGATCCCCGAGGGGCTCGTCCTCCTCACCTCCGTCGCCTTCGCGATCGGCGTCATCCGCCTGGGCCGCAAGCAGTGCCTGGTCCAGGAACTGCCCGCCATCGAGGGCCTCGCCCGCGTCGACGTGGTCTGCCTCGACAAGACCGGCACCCTCACCGAGGGCGGTATGGACGTCACCGAACTCCGCCCCCTCGGCGGCGCGGACCCGGCGTACGTCAAGAAGGTGCTCGGCGCCCTCGGCGAGTCCGACCCGCGCCCCAACGCCAGCCTCCAGGCGATCATCGACGCCTACCCCGTGAGCGCGGAGTGGCGCTGCACCGAGTCCCTGCCCTTCTCCTCCGCCCGCAAGTACAGCGGCGCCAGCTTCAGCGAGGGCGACGGCGAGAACAACACCTGGCTCCTCGGCGCCCCCGACGTCCTCCTCCCCGCCGGGGACCCGGCCCTCGACGAGATCAACGACCTCAACGAACAGGGCCTGCGCGTCCTCCTCCTCGCCCGCTCCGCCCGCGAACTCGACGACGCGGCCGTCGCCACCGGCGTCCGCCCGACCGCCCTCGTCGTCCTGGAACAGAGGCTGCGCCCCGACGCCGCCGACACCCTGCGCTACTTCGAGGACCAGGACGTCAAGGCCAAGGTCATCTCCGGGGACAACGCGGTCTCCGTCGGCGCGGTGGCCGGAAAGCTGGGGCTGCCGGGCGCGGAGAACACCGTGGACGCCCGCAAGCTCCCCACCGAACAGGCCGGCATGGCCGACGCCCTGGACGCGAACGCGGTCTTCGGCCGCGTCACCCCGCAGCAGAAGCGCGACATGGTCGGCGCCCTCCAGTCCCGGGGCCACACGGTCGCGATGACGGGCGACGGCGTCAACGACGTACTCGCCCTCAAGGACGCCGACATCGGCGTCTCCATGGGCTCGGGCTCCGAGGCCACCCGCGCCGTCGCCCAGATCGTGCTCCTGAACAACAGCTTCTCCACGCTCCCCTCGGTGGTCGCCGAGGGCCGCCGGGTCATCGGCAACATCACCCGGGTCGCCACCCTCTTCCTCACGAAGACGGTCTACTCCGTCCTCCTGGCGATCCTGGTGGTCTGCTCGCAGGTCGAATACCCCTTCCTGCCCCGCCACCTGACCCTGCTGTCCACCCTCACCATCGGCATCCCGGCCTTCTTCCTGGCCCTGGCCCCCAACAAGGAGCGCGCCAAGCCGCACTTCGTGAAGCGCGTCATGCGCTACGCGATCCCCGGCGGCATCGTCGCGGCGACCGCCACCTTCGTGACGTACGTCGTCGCCCGCTCCTACTACACCGGCCCCGACGCCCTGAAGTCCGAGACCAGCGCGGCCACCCTGACCCTCTTCCTCACCTCGATGTGGGTCCTGGCGATCATCGCCCGCCCGTACACCTGGTGGCGGGTCGGCCTCGTCGGCGCGATGGGCGGAGCGTTCCTGATCGTCCTCGTGGTGCCCTGGCTCCAGGACTTCTTCCAGCTGAAGCTGGAGGGCACCACGATGCCGTGGATCGCGGTGGGCATCGCGGCGGCGGCGGCGACCCTGATCGAGTTCACCTTCCGCTGGGTGGACCGGAAGTTCCCGGCCTGA
- a CDS encoding DUF2530 domain-containing protein, giving the protein MAKWIAKHEAPEPLEGPVVATVTGGTILWFALFLVQLPFYGWFADRDLLWWVWTCAAGGFLGLIGIWYVRGRDAALKRHAAEAAERAEQP; this is encoded by the coding sequence ATGGCGAAATGGATTGCGAAGCACGAGGCGCCCGAGCCCTTGGAGGGCCCGGTCGTCGCCACCGTCACCGGTGGCACGATCCTCTGGTTCGCCCTGTTCCTCGTCCAGCTGCCCTTCTACGGCTGGTTCGCCGACCGGGACCTGCTGTGGTGGGTCTGGACCTGTGCGGCCGGCGGCTTCCTCGGCCTGATCGGCATCTGGTACGTCCGCGGCCGGGACGCTGCGCTCAAGCGTCACGCGGCCGAGGCTGCCGAGCGGGCCGAGCAGCCGTAG
- a CDS encoding NCS2 family permease, producing the protein MSTSAPAPEAIRPEPSPQGPSGGLDRYFKISERGSTIAREVRGGFATFFAMAYIIVLNPIILGSAKDMYGNQLDGGQLVTATVLTAAFTTLLMGVIGNVPIALAAGLGVNTVVALQLAPRMSWPDAMGMVVLAGFVVMLLVATGLRERVMNAVPTGLRKGIAIGIGLFIMLIGLVDSGFVTRIPDAAHTTVPLQLGTGGHLHGWPVLIFAVGVLLTLALLIRKTPGAILISIVAMTVVAVAVQLVVKLPDTGWGLTVPEWPGNPVAAPDFGLVGQVSLFGGFGKVGVLTGVLFVFTVLLSCFFDAMGTILGVGDEAKLIDKKTGEFPGINRVLLVDGLAVASGGATSSSATTCFVESTAGVGEGARTGLANVVTGGLFAVALFLTPLATMVPSQAATPALVAVGFLILAGSVKDIDWSDFTIAVPAFLAMVMMPFTYSITNGIGIGFVSFCALRLATGRGREVPVAMYVVSAVFVFYYAMPALGLT; encoded by the coding sequence ATGAGCACGTCGGCTCCCGCCCCCGAAGCCATCCGTCCGGAGCCTTCCCCCCAGGGACCCTCCGGCGGGCTCGACCGCTACTTCAAGATCTCCGAGCGCGGCTCGACCATCGCCCGCGAGGTCCGCGGCGGCTTCGCCACCTTCTTCGCGATGGCCTACATCATCGTGCTGAACCCGATCATCCTCGGCAGCGCGAAGGACATGTACGGGAACCAGCTCGACGGCGGCCAGCTCGTCACGGCGACCGTCCTGACCGCGGCCTTCACCACCCTCCTCATGGGTGTCATCGGCAACGTCCCGATCGCGCTGGCCGCCGGACTCGGGGTCAACACGGTCGTCGCCCTTCAGCTCGCGCCGCGCATGAGCTGGCCCGACGCCATGGGCATGGTGGTCCTGGCCGGCTTCGTCGTGATGCTGCTGGTCGCGACCGGCCTGCGCGAGCGGGTCATGAACGCCGTCCCGACGGGCCTGCGCAAGGGCATCGCGATCGGCATCGGCCTGTTCATCATGCTGATCGGCCTGGTCGACTCCGGCTTCGTCACCCGCATCCCGGACGCCGCGCACACCACGGTCCCGCTCCAGCTCGGCACGGGCGGCCACCTGCACGGCTGGCCCGTCCTGATCTTCGCGGTCGGCGTGCTGCTCACGCTCGCGCTGCTGATCCGCAAGACGCCCGGTGCCATCCTGATCTCCATCGTGGCGATGACCGTCGTCGCGGTCGCCGTCCAGCTGGTCGTCAAGCTCCCCGACACCGGGTGGGGCCTGACCGTCCCGGAGTGGCCGGGCAATCCGGTGGCCGCGCCCGACTTCGGCCTGGTCGGCCAGGTCAGCCTCTTCGGCGGCTTCGGGAAGGTCGGGGTGCTGACGGGCGTCCTGTTCGTCTTCACCGTGCTGCTGTCCTGCTTCTTCGACGCCATGGGCACGATCCTCGGCGTCGGCGACGAGGCGAAGCTGATCGACAAGAAGACCGGCGAGTTCCCCGGGATCAACCGGGTCCTGCTGGTCGACGGCCTGGCCGTCGCCTCGGGCGGCGCGACCTCCTCCTCCGCGACCACCTGCTTCGTGGAGTCCACGGCCGGTGTCGGCGAGGGCGCCCGCACGGGTCTGGCGAACGTCGTGACGGGCGGTCTCTTCGCCGTGGCGCTGTTCCTCACCCCGCTCGCCACCATGGTCCCGTCCCAGGCCGCGACCCCCGCCCTGGTGGCGGTCGGCTTCCTGATCCTGGCGGGCTCGGTCAAGGACATCGACTGGAGCGACTTCACCATCGCCGTCCCGGCCTTCCTGGCCATGGTGATGATGCCCTTCACGTACTCGATCACCAACGGCATCGGCATCGGCTTCGTGAGCTTCTGCGCGCTGCGGCTCGCGACCGGCCGGGGCCGTGAGGTCCCGGTGGCCATGTACGTCGTGTCGGCGGTGTTCGTCTTCTACTACGCGATGCCCGCCCTCGGCCTCACGTAA
- a CDS encoding MarR family winged helix-turn-helix transcriptional regulator: MRDLSHGDDAAAVNDLRSAVMRLGRRLKHQRVDESLSPTEMSVLGTLARCGQATPGELARREHVQPPSMTRIVALLEAKGLVTLEPHPDDRRQKVVRQTEEAEAMLEESRRKRNAFLAGLAAELTEEEWAKLREAAPVLEKLAHL; the protein is encoded by the coding sequence ATGCGTGACCTTTCCCATGGCGACGACGCAGCCGCCGTGAACGACCTCCGCTCCGCCGTCATGCGGCTGGGCCGACGCCTCAAGCACCAGCGCGTCGACGAGTCGCTGAGCCCGACCGAGATGTCGGTCCTCGGCACCCTCGCCCGCTGCGGCCAGGCCACCCCCGGTGAGCTGGCCCGGCGCGAGCACGTGCAGCCGCCGTCGATGACCCGCATCGTCGCCCTGCTGGAGGCCAAGGGACTGGTCACGCTGGAGCCGCACCCCGACGACCGCCGCCAGAAGGTGGTCCGCCAGACCGAGGAAGCCGAAGCGATGCTCGAAGAGAGCCGCCGCAAGCGCAACGCCTTCCTGGCCGGGCTCGCGGCCGAGCTGACCGAGGAGGAGTGGGCCAAGCTGCGCGAGGCCGCACCCGTCCTGGAGAAGCTCGCGCACCTATAG
- a CDS encoding MFS transporter: MSTGNGADSAPDHISTPTTDAHAGKNPGKSSGRNSGKNSMFSSLKIRNYRLYATGQAVSNTGTWMQRIAQDWLVLSLTGSASAVGITIALQFLPMLLFGLYGGVLADRLPKRPLLITTQSAMGLTGVALAVLTLAGHVQVWHVYLAAFLLGLVTVVDNPARQTFVPEMVGKDQLANAVSLNSANFQSARLVGPAIAGVLITAVGSGWAFLLNGLSFAAPVIGLLLMRTSELRPVEPQPRAKGQLREGLRYVAGKPELVWPIVLVGFIGTFGFNFPIWLSAFVSDVFHGDAGTYGLFNTLIAAGSLAGALLAARRGISRLRLLTAAAALFSVLLVVTAFAPGFWLFAALLVPIGLFGLTVNVTANSTVQMATDPEMRGRVMALFMMVFTGGTPVGAPLMGWITDAYGARIGMVAGGLISLAASAAIAVVLARVGNLRLRVNRHGVAFVPAARQLVTAA, translated from the coding sequence TTGAGTACGGGAAACGGAGCAGACTCCGCACCCGACCACATATCCACCCCCACTACTGATGCACACGCGGGCAAGAACCCGGGCAAGAGCTCGGGCAGGAACTCGGGCAAGAACTCGATGTTCAGCTCGCTGAAGATCCGGAACTACCGGCTCTACGCGACCGGCCAGGCCGTGTCGAACACGGGCACCTGGATGCAGCGCATCGCCCAGGACTGGCTGGTCCTCTCCCTGACCGGCTCCGCCTCCGCCGTCGGCATCACCATCGCCCTGCAGTTCCTGCCGATGCTGCTGTTCGGCCTCTACGGAGGCGTCCTCGCGGACCGGCTGCCCAAGCGGCCGCTGCTGATCACCACCCAGAGCGCCATGGGCCTCACCGGGGTCGCACTCGCCGTGCTCACCCTCGCCGGACACGTCCAGGTCTGGCACGTCTACCTCGCCGCCTTCCTGCTCGGCCTCGTCACCGTCGTGGACAACCCGGCCCGGCAGACGTTCGTCCCCGAGATGGTCGGCAAGGACCAGCTGGCCAACGCCGTCAGCCTGAACTCGGCGAACTTCCAGTCCGCGCGGCTGGTCGGCCCGGCGATCGCCGGTGTGCTGATCACCGCCGTCGGCTCCGGCTGGGCCTTCCTGCTGAACGGACTGTCCTTCGCCGCGCCCGTCATCGGCCTGCTCCTGATGCGCACGAGCGAACTGCGCCCGGTCGAACCGCAGCCCCGCGCGAAGGGGCAGCTGCGCGAGGGCCTGCGCTACGTCGCCGGAAAGCCGGAGCTGGTCTGGCCGATCGTGCTGGTCGGCTTCATCGGGACCTTCGGGTTCAACTTCCCGATCTGGCTCTCCGCGTTCGTCAGCGACGTCTTCCACGGCGACGCGGGCACCTACGGCCTCTTCAACACGCTGATCGCGGCCGGCTCCCTGGCCGGCGCGCTGCTCGCGGCCCGGCGGGGGATCTCCCGGCTCCGGCTGCTGACGGCGGCCGCCGCGCTGTTCTCCGTGCTGCTGGTCGTGACGGCCTTCGCGCCGGGCTTCTGGCTGTTCGCGGCGCTGCTCGTGCCGATCGGGCTGTTCGGGCTGACGGTCAACGTCACGGCCAACTCCACCGTGCAGATGGCCACCGACCCCGAGATGCGGGGGCGGGTCATGGCCCTGTTCATGATGGTGTTCACGGGCGGCACGCCGGTCGGTGCGCCGCTCATGGGCTGGATCACGGACGCGTACGGTGCGCGGATCGGGATGGTGGCGGGTGGTCTGATCTCGCTGGCCGCCTCTGCCGCCATCGCGGTGGTTCTCGCTCGTGTCGGCAACCTCCGCCTCCGCGTGAACCGCCACGGCGTGGCCTTCGTCCCGGCGGCCCGCCAACTGGTTACGGCCGCCTGA
- the thpR gene encoding RNA 2',3'-cyclic phosphodiesterase has protein sequence MRLFVAVLPPPAVVEELAQALEGLRDDRLRWTAQAGWHFTLAFLGEVRDEVLPELHTRLARAAHRTAPFTLRLHGAGHFGDRALWIGAAGDLDALRMLSERADAAARRAGVPMGQHHRYTPHLTLGRSRDIKRDHPEQGGGDGLRPYLEALAPYEGTAWPVTELSLVRSNLPTSGVPGEQPRYETVAAWPLEG, from the coding sequence ATGAGACTGTTCGTCGCCGTGCTGCCGCCCCCCGCGGTCGTCGAGGAGCTCGCGCAGGCCCTGGAGGGGCTGCGCGACGACCGGCTGCGCTGGACCGCCCAGGCGGGCTGGCACTTCACGCTGGCCTTCCTCGGTGAGGTACGGGACGAGGTGCTCCCCGAACTGCACACCCGGCTCGCCCGCGCCGCCCACCGCACGGCCCCCTTCACCCTGCGGCTGCACGGCGCCGGGCACTTCGGGGACCGCGCGCTGTGGATCGGGGCCGCCGGGGACCTCGACGCGCTGCGGATGCTCTCCGAGCGGGCCGACGCCGCCGCGCGGCGGGCCGGGGTACCGATGGGGCAGCACCACCGGTACACCCCGCACCTCACCCTCGGCCGCAGCCGCGACATCAAGCGCGACCACCCCGAACAGGGCGGGGGCGACGGCCTGCGGCCCTACCTGGAGGCGCTCGCCCCCTACGAGGGAACCGCCTGGCCGGTCACCGAACTGAGCCTGGTCCGCAGCAACCTGCCCACCAGCGGCGTCCCCGGCGAGCAGCCCCGCTACGAGACCGTGGCCGCCTGGCCCCTGGAGGGCTGA
- a CDS encoding aldo/keto reductase yields the protein MKYTQLGRTGLKVSRLVLGTMNFGPQTDEPTSHSIMDSALDAGLNFFDTANVYGWGESKGRTEEIIGTWFAQGGGRREKTVLATKVYGSMSREADTWPNEDRLSALNIRRAVEASLKRLQTDHIDLYQFHHIDRRTPFEEIWQAVDVLIQQGKILYAGSSNFPGYKIAQANETAARRGMVGLVSEQCLYNLAERRAEMEVLPAAQEYGLGVIPWSPLHGGLLGGVIKKEVEGGRRASGRSADALANSTVRAQVQAYEDLLDKHGLEPGETALAWLLTRPGVTGPIVGPRTAEQLDSALRALELELSEEVLAGLDEVFPGPGPSPEAFAW from the coding sequence ATGAAGTACACGCAGCTCGGACGCACCGGACTCAAGGTCAGCCGACTCGTCCTCGGCACGATGAACTTCGGTCCGCAGACCGACGAACCGACCAGCCACTCGATCATGGATTCCGCGCTCGACGCGGGTCTGAACTTCTTCGACACCGCCAATGTGTACGGGTGGGGTGAGAGCAAGGGCCGTACCGAGGAGATCATCGGCACCTGGTTCGCCCAGGGCGGCGGCCGGCGCGAGAAGACGGTCCTGGCCACCAAGGTCTACGGCTCGATGTCCCGCGAGGCAGACACCTGGCCCAACGAGGACCGGTTGTCGGCGCTCAACATCCGCCGGGCCGTCGAGGCCAGCCTCAAGCGGCTCCAGACCGACCACATCGACCTGTATCAATTCCACCACATCGACCGCCGGACCCCTTTCGAGGAGATCTGGCAGGCCGTCGACGTGCTCATCCAGCAGGGGAAGATCCTCTACGCCGGCTCCTCCAACTTCCCCGGCTACAAGATCGCTCAGGCCAACGAGACGGCCGCCCGCCGCGGGATGGTCGGCCTGGTCAGCGAGCAGTGCCTCTACAACCTCGCCGAGCGGCGGGCCGAGATGGAGGTCCTCCCGGCGGCCCAGGAGTACGGCCTCGGGGTCATCCCCTGGTCCCCGCTGCACGGCGGGCTGCTGGGCGGGGTCATCAAGAAGGAGGTCGAGGGCGGCCGCCGGGCATCCGGCCGGTCCGCGGACGCGCTGGCCAACAGCACGGTACGGGCGCAGGTGCAGGCGTACGAGGACCTGCTCGACAAGCACGGCCTGGAGCCCGGCGAGACGGCGCTGGCCTGGCTGCTCACCCGGCCGGGCGTGACGGGCCCCATCGTCGGCCCGCGCACGGCGGAGCAGCTCGACAGTGCGCTGCGCGCGCTGGAGCTGGAGCTGAGCGAGGAGGTGCTGGCCGGGCTGGACGAGGTCTTCCCCGGGCCGGGGCCGTCTCCGGAGGCCTTCGCCTGGTGA
- a CDS encoding GDSL-type esterase/lipase family protein, protein MRFMFVGDSMTIGRAGDYTWRYRMWQHLDATFDGPYEIVGPRHELYEGSTDYADPAFPAHARRHLAGWGEGWQHMAPLIGPAVRDGAADVLLVSLGLIDLGFYTKADETAANARRFIAEARAARPAIRMVLLPVIPNVRAEEDAPFAAEVDRFNELLAKAVADLSSAASPVLLAARPASYDIHSDTYDGTHPNASGEHRLAGEFAAALHQAWGIGGLYRPQV, encoded by the coding sequence ATGCGTTTCATGTTCGTCGGCGACTCCATGACCATCGGACGCGCCGGCGACTACACCTGGCGCTACCGGATGTGGCAGCACCTCGACGCCACCTTCGACGGCCCCTACGAGATAGTCGGGCCGCGCCACGAGCTGTACGAGGGCTCCACCGACTACGCCGACCCGGCCTTCCCCGCGCACGCCCGCCGGCACCTGGCCGGCTGGGGCGAGGGCTGGCAGCACATGGCGCCCCTCATCGGGCCCGCCGTGCGGGACGGCGCCGCCGACGTCCTGCTCGTCTCCCTCGGCCTGATCGACCTCGGCTTCTACACGAAGGCCGACGAGACCGCCGCCAACGCCCGACGGTTCATCGCCGAGGCACGCGCGGCTCGTCCGGCGATACGGATGGTTCTCCTCCCGGTGATACCGAACGTCCGGGCCGAGGAGGACGCGCCGTTCGCGGCCGAGGTGGACCGCTTCAACGAGCTGCTGGCGAAGGCGGTCGCCGACCTGAGCAGCGCCGCCTCGCCCGTCCTGCTGGCCGCGCGCCCGGCCTCGTACGACATCCACAGCGACACCTACGACGGCACCCACCCCAACGCCTCCGGCGAGCACCGGCTGGCGGGGGAGTTCGCGGCGGCACTGCACCAGGCCTGGGGCATCGGCGGGCTCTACCGGCCGCAGGTCTGA
- a CDS encoding WD40 repeat domain-containing protein: MRMLPVSSAAVAVALFSLPSAASAAFAAQAPGASSFTIADPRIKESSGLAASRIHPGVYWTHNDSDDGPYVYAVDSATGKTVARVTLTGIGKPRDVEAISLGPDGQLYVGDIGDNLGGTWDHVWIYRFQEPKELGDGNITVKAAQFTVRYADGPRNAEALMVHPVSGRVYIASKDENKGGLYEGPAALSGSGTNVFRRVADVPWVTDGAFSPDGGRLTLRGYFTARSYPWKDGRPEGEGERVDAPWQGQAESVTYTADGGTLMFGSEGASSRVVAVPVASATPAPSGSASAAPAAPGSAAEEPPAPQGGFTKGALVLAAALVLVFAAKRLFRRRAGD, translated from the coding sequence ATGCGCATGCTGCCCGTGTCTTCCGCCGCCGTCGCCGTGGCCCTGTTCTCCCTGCCCTCCGCAGCCTCTGCGGCCTTCGCGGCACAGGCCCCCGGGGCGTCCTCGTTCACCATCGCCGACCCCCGGATCAAGGAGTCGAGCGGGCTCGCGGCCAGCCGGATCCACCCGGGCGTGTACTGGACTCACAACGACAGCGACGACGGCCCGTACGTGTACGCCGTGGACTCGGCCACGGGCAAGACGGTGGCCCGGGTCACGCTCACGGGCATCGGGAAACCGCGTGACGTCGAGGCGATCTCGCTGGGGCCGGACGGGCAGTTGTACGTCGGCGACATCGGCGACAACCTGGGCGGGACCTGGGACCACGTGTGGATCTACCGCTTCCAGGAGCCGAAGGAACTGGGCGACGGCAACATCACCGTCAAGGCGGCCCAGTTCACGGTGCGGTACGCCGACGGGCCGCGCAACGCGGAGGCGCTGATGGTGCATCCGGTGTCGGGGCGGGTGTACATCGCGAGCAAGGACGAGAACAAGGGCGGGCTGTACGAGGGCCCCGCGGCGCTGTCGGGCAGCGGGACGAACGTGTTCCGGCGGGTCGCGGACGTGCCGTGGGTGACGGACGGGGCGTTCTCCCCCGACGGGGGGCGGCTGACCCTGCGGGGGTACTTCACGGCCCGCAGCTACCCGTGGAAGGACGGGCGGCCGGAGGGTGAGGGCGAGCGGGTCGACGCGCCGTGGCAGGGGCAGGCTGAGTCGGTGACGTACACCGCGGACGGAGGGACGCTGATGTTCGGCTCGGAAGGCGCGTCCAGCCGCGTGGTCGCGGTCCCGGTGGCGTCGGCGACCCCGGCCCCCTCCGGGTCCGCGTCCGCGGCCCCGGCCGCCCCTGGCTCCGCCGCGGAGGAGCCGCCGGCGCCGCAGGGCGGCTTCACGAAGGGCGCGCTCGTCCTGGCAGCGGCCCTCGTCCTGGTCTTCGCTGCGAAGCGCCTCTTCCGGCGCCGTGCAGGGGACTGA
- a CDS encoding lipopolysaccharide biosynthesis protein, with protein sequence MNTPDATATATVKRSPLARIASTLPPGTMLVISGTVVLGAASYVHLMAAGHSLDTEGMAALSVLWTILMSVGIGLFFPVEQELTRIVAAHRVAGTGVSGVVRRLAGLTLGVVVLLSAGVWWATPLLADTFFYGHTEMVGTLVLAFAAMALSNICRGILAGLGRFAPFGWQLAIDGLLRIGLAGAFALAGIRSPLAFALILVVAPLVAALVTSGPVLRGLGTGPAPRWQVLLGGLGPLIVSTLLSQVVVNAAVVSTKLLAPTEGALVAGLLNAIVLARVPLFVFGSLQASLLSGLSSTAAAGDRDGFSKLLGRTSLVVTALGLAGGVPATLLGPWLIQVLFKAEEGLGYAAFFWISAGTLFYMLAMVLGQALLVLHKHRLQLLGWTVATVVLIVVTLIPGDVATRVCLAYTLSSLTAVIGMAVPLWLSFLRRPNPAAPKSSPAGV encoded by the coding sequence GTGAACACACCGGACGCCACGGCGACCGCGACCGTGAAGCGGTCGCCGCTGGCGAGGATCGCGAGCACCCTGCCGCCCGGCACCATGCTGGTGATCAGCGGCACGGTCGTGCTCGGGGCCGCCTCGTACGTCCACCTGATGGCGGCCGGCCACAGCCTCGACACCGAGGGCATGGCCGCCCTCTCGGTGCTGTGGACGATCCTCATGTCCGTCGGCATCGGCCTGTTCTTCCCCGTCGAACAAGAACTCACCCGGATCGTCGCCGCGCACCGCGTCGCCGGCACGGGCGTCTCCGGCGTCGTGCGCCGGCTCGCCGGGCTCACCCTCGGCGTGGTCGTCCTGCTCTCCGCCGGGGTGTGGTGGGCGACCCCGCTGCTCGCCGACACCTTCTTCTACGGCCACACCGAAATGGTCGGCACGCTCGTCCTGGCCTTCGCCGCCATGGCGTTGAGCAACATCTGCCGCGGCATCCTGGCCGGCCTCGGCCGCTTCGCCCCCTTCGGCTGGCAGCTGGCCATCGACGGCCTCCTGCGCATCGGCCTCGCCGGGGCCTTCGCCCTCGCCGGGATCCGCTCCCCGCTGGCCTTCGCGCTGATCCTCGTGGTGGCCCCGCTCGTCGCCGCCCTCGTTACCTCCGGCCCGGTCCTGCGCGGGCTCGGTACGGGTCCCGCGCCCCGCTGGCAGGTGCTCCTCGGCGGGCTCGGCCCGCTCATCGTCTCGACCCTGCTCTCCCAGGTCGTCGTCAACGCCGCCGTGGTCAGCACGAAGCTGCTGGCACCCACGGAGGGCGCGCTCGTCGCCGGTCTGCTGAACGCGATCGTGCTGGCCCGCGTACCCCTCTTCGTCTTCGGCTCGCTCCAGGCCTCGCTGCTCTCCGGCCTGTCCTCCACCGCCGCCGCCGGGGACCGGGACGGCTTCTCCAAGCTGCTCGGCCGGACCTCCCTGGTGGTCACCGCGCTCGGCCTGGCCGGGGGCGTCCCCGCCACCCTGCTCGGCCCGTGGCTCATCCAGGTGCTCTTCAAGGCCGAGGAGGGGCTCGGGTACGCCGCGTTCTTCTGGATCTCCGCCGGCACCCTCTTCTACATGCTGGCCATGGTCCTCGGACAGGCCCTGCTGGTCCTGCACAAGCACCGGCTGCAACTGCTCGGCTGGACCGTCGCCACCGTGGTCCTGATCGTGGTCACCCTGATCCCCGGCGACGTCGCCACCCGCGTCTGCCTCGCCTACACCCTCTCCTCGCTCACGGCGGTCATCGGCATGGCGGTGCCCCTGTGGCTGTCCTTCCTGCGCCGCCCGAATCCAGCCGCGCCGAAATCCAGCCCCGCCGGCGTTTGA